Proteins found in one Nocardia brasiliensis ATCC 700358 genomic segment:
- a CDS encoding general stress protein, with translation MADAPRGFAAMDAAQQRKIASLGGKASSGSFDNDPKRASEAGKKGAAAQPTAAKRLGGSHSHRNR, from the coding sequence ATGGCCGACGCCCCACGCGGCTTTGCCGCAATGGACGCAGCGCAGCAGCGCAAGATCGCCAGCCTGGGCGGCAAGGCGAGCAGCGGCAGCTTCGACAACGACCCCAAGCGGGCCAGCGAGGCGGGCAAGAAGGGCGCCGCGGCGCAACCGACCGCAGCTAAACGCCTCGGCGGCTCGCACAGCCACCGCAACCGGTAG
- a CDS encoding cytochrome P450, whose translation MPGDVRHLRARLARHAQALGARVVDRYPSAAGPLAPPPAGSDLRPVPGDFGAPGIGYTLHALSDPIGLARNRFELYGPVSWMGLLGRRTVGVFSPAAVEAVLLDRDKVFSAQRGWEFVIGPFFHGGLLLRDFDEHLFHRRIMQQAFTRPRLVGYLELTTPRITRGIAQWRPGAHFALYDEVKKILLAQATEVFAGAELGPESVMLSRAFEDAVHGATALLRTNVPGGVWSRGLRGRRILADYFRRELPAKRAGAGKDLFSVLCTAESEEGYTFSDREVIEHMIFVMMAAHDTSTIAATMLAYELARHPDWQERLRAESRALGKPTLDYADLDRLPALDLAFKEALRLYSPVAQQVREATRDTDILGHYLPRGTLVVVGAYPMMRTAAYWHDPDAFDPERFAADRREDKSHRLAWAPFGGGAHKCIGLYFGGMTVKAVLHQMLLRYRWSLRPGYEVPLVAGTGPMPADGLPIRLERLS comes from the coding sequence GTGCCAGGGGATGTTCGCCACTTACGTGCGCGGCTCGCCAGGCACGCGCAAGCTCTCGGCGCCCGGGTCGTCGACCGGTATCCGTCCGCGGCGGGGCCGCTCGCGCCACCGCCGGCGGGCAGTGACCTGCGGCCCGTCCCCGGCGACTTCGGCGCGCCGGGCATCGGTTATACCTTGCATGCGTTGAGCGATCCGATCGGGTTGGCGCGCAACCGATTCGAACTCTATGGTCCGGTCAGCTGGATGGGTCTGCTCGGTCGCCGGACGGTCGGTGTGTTCAGTCCCGCCGCGGTCGAGGCGGTGCTGCTCGACCGGGACAAGGTGTTCTCGGCGCAGCGCGGCTGGGAATTCGTGATCGGCCCGTTCTTCCACGGCGGGTTGCTGCTGCGGGATTTCGACGAGCATCTGTTCCATCGCCGGATCATGCAGCAGGCGTTCACCAGGCCGCGCCTGGTCGGCTACCTCGAGCTGACGACGCCGCGGATCACCCGGGGGATCGCGCAGTGGCGGCCCGGCGCGCACTTCGCGCTCTACGACGAGGTCAAGAAGATTCTGCTCGCGCAGGCCACCGAGGTCTTCGCCGGCGCCGAACTCGGGCCCGAAAGCGTGATGCTCAGCCGGGCTTTCGAGGACGCAGTGCACGGCGCGACCGCGCTGCTGCGGACCAATGTGCCCGGCGGCGTGTGGTCGCGTGGTCTCCGAGGTCGCCGCATTCTGGCCGACTACTTCCGGCGTGAACTGCCCGCCAAGCGCGCGGGTGCGGGCAAAGATCTGTTCAGCGTGCTCTGCACTGCGGAAAGCGAAGAGGGGTATACGTTCTCGGATCGCGAAGTGATCGAGCACATGATCTTCGTGATGATGGCCGCGCACGACACGAGCACGATCGCCGCGACCATGCTGGCCTACGAGCTGGCCCGCCATCCGGACTGGCAGGAGCGGCTGCGGGCCGAGTCCCGGGCGCTCGGCAAACCCACACTCGACTATGCCGACCTCGACCGCCTGCCGGCGCTCGATCTCGCGTTCAAAGAGGCGTTGCGGCTGTATTCGCCGGTGGCGCAGCAGGTTCGGGAAGCGACCAGGGACACCGATATCCTGGGCCACTATCTGCCGCGCGGCACGCTCGTCGTGGTCGGCGCCTACCCGATGATGCGCACCGCGGCATACTGGCACGATCCCGACGCGTTCGATCCCGAACGGTTCGCCGCCGACCGGCGTGAGGACAAATCGCATCGCCTGGCCTGGGCCCCGTTCGGCGGCGGCGCGCACAAGTGCATCGGCCTCTACTTCGGCGGCATGACCGTGAAAGCCGTGCTGCACCAGATGTTGCTGCGCTACCGCTGGTCCCTGCGGCCCGGCTACGAGGTGCCGCTCGTCGCGGGCACCGGCCCGATGCCCGCGGACGGTCTCCCGATCCGGCTGGAGCGGCTGTCGTGA
- a CDS encoding lysophospholipid acyltransferase family protein, with protein sequence MKLPGLPADRIDRLADWVAHQVKSRVPAADPADRDPEFIIDTVGPAWLFARMYFRAEVRGLDHIPDEGPVLLVGNHSGGNVSPEVLVTTLAFVRRFGPHRPFFQLAHDMVMAYPVIGTLLRRFGTVGADPDSARQALRDGAAVLVYPGGDWEVHRPTWEEDQIDFAGRTGFLRLAWDARVPIVPFVNAGAQQTALMLSRGDRLARLLRLDQMLRLKVFPISLALPWGLNIGDLAGHIPLPSKVTIEFLPPIDLRSEHGSELDPDAAYDHVTGVMQDALTRLCAERGLPILG encoded by the coding sequence ATGAAGTTGCCCGGATTGCCGGCCGATCGGATCGACCGTCTCGCCGATTGGGTCGCCCACCAGGTGAAGTCGCGGGTCCCGGCGGCCGACCCGGCCGACCGGGATCCCGAATTCATCATCGACACCGTGGGTCCCGCGTGGCTGTTCGCCCGGATGTACTTCCGGGCGGAGGTCCGCGGCCTCGACCACATCCCGGACGAAGGCCCGGTCCTGTTGGTCGGCAATCATTCCGGGGGCAACGTCTCCCCGGAGGTGCTCGTCACCACGCTGGCGTTCGTGCGCCGGTTCGGGCCGCATCGGCCGTTCTTTCAACTCGCGCACGACATGGTGATGGCCTATCCGGTGATCGGCACGCTGCTGCGGCGTTTCGGCACGGTGGGCGCGGATCCGGACAGTGCGCGGCAGGCACTGCGGGACGGCGCGGCGGTGCTGGTGTACCCCGGTGGCGACTGGGAGGTGCATCGACCGACCTGGGAGGAAGACCAGATCGATTTCGCGGGCCGTACCGGCTTCCTCCGATTGGCCTGGGACGCACGCGTTCCCATCGTCCCGTTCGTCAATGCCGGTGCGCAGCAGACCGCCTTGATGCTCAGCCGCGGGGATCGGCTGGCGCGGTTGCTGCGGCTGGACCAGATGTTGCGCCTCAAGGTGTTTCCGATCTCGCTGGCACTGCCCTGGGGTCTCAACATCGGCGACCTGGCCGGGCATATCCCGCTGCCGAGCAAGGTGACGATCGAGTTCCTCCCGCCGATCGATCTGCGGTCCGAACATGGATCCGAACTCGATCCGGACGCCGCCTACGACCACGTCACCGGCGTCATGCAGGACGCGTTGACGCGGCTGTGCGCGGAGCGCGGCTTGCCGATCCTGGGCTAA
- a CDS encoding ferredoxin: MKIVADRARCEGHGMCEALAPNLFRVGDDGIVEPLADAAAESDLDLVQLVVDSCPVEALRRTP; encoded by the coding sequence GTGAAGATCGTCGCCGACCGTGCCCGCTGCGAGGGGCACGGAATGTGCGAAGCCCTGGCCCCCAACCTGTTCCGGGTAGGCGACGACGGCATCGTCGAACCCCTTGCGGACGCGGCCGCCGAATCCGACCTGGACCTCGTCCAGCTGGTCGTGGACAGCTGTCCCGTCGAGGCCCTGCGCCGCACCCCCTGA
- a CDS encoding DUF4360 domain-containing protein produces the protein MYKKLAVVGAALFAFALPMSGSPVSGQPGSDWPGAPPDKIVIDVVTVNGTGCPKDTAAVAVSPDNTAFTVTYSAYTAQVGPGAGPTDFRKNCQLNLKVHVPQGFTYGIAQADYRGFASLQKGATALERARYYFQGNSPTDFVDHTFKGPFADDWQKTDTTEVGAIVYLPCGETRNFNINTQLRVDAGTSDPKKTSFITMDSTDGAINTTYHFAWKVCPNP, from the coding sequence ATGTACAAGAAATTAGCCGTCGTCGGCGCCGCCCTATTTGCGTTCGCTTTGCCGATGTCCGGTTCCCCCGTTTCTGGGCAGCCCGGCTCCGACTGGCCGGGTGCCCCACCGGACAAGATCGTCATCGACGTGGTGACCGTCAACGGTACCGGTTGCCCCAAGGACACAGCGGCAGTGGCGGTTTCACCCGACAATACCGCCTTCACGGTGACCTACAGCGCGTACACCGCCCAGGTCGGCCCAGGGGCGGGCCCCACCGACTTCCGCAAGAATTGCCAGCTCAACCTGAAGGTGCATGTGCCGCAGGGCTTCACCTACGGAATCGCGCAGGCGGACTATCGCGGTTTCGCGAGTTTGCAAAAAGGCGCGACCGCGCTGGAACGGGCCCGTTACTATTTCCAGGGTAATTCACCGACCGACTTCGTCGATCACACATTCAAAGGCCCGTTCGCCGACGACTGGCAAAAGACCGACACCACCGAGGTAGGCGCGATCGTCTATCTGCCGTGTGGCGAAACCCGGAACTTCAATATCAACACCCAATTGCGGGTGGACGCGGGCACCTCCGACCCGAAGAAGACCAGTTTCATCACGATGGACTCGACCGACGGCGCCATCAACACCACCTACCACTTCGCCTGGAAGGTCTGCCCGAACCCCTGA
- a CDS encoding TetR/AcrR family transcriptional regulator — protein sequence MTRAFSGTYRGTSTAERREDRRRRLIDAALDIVGTQGLSALTVRGVCEQAKVGPRFFYEAFPDLDVLAAELLLEVQESALERARAAIADTAGTPADRIRAGVAALIIEVTDDPRRAQIIFAQAYGSEALMRSRFAGMRRVAEVIIEQTRLVLALPAGQDTAVAATSQLITGGAAELVLVWLDGGLDVDRDGLIDLIADFAIAMVMRLPDVAQRLSGDSPASS from the coding sequence GTGACCCGAGCATTCAGCGGCACCTATCGCGGCACGTCCACCGCCGAACGCCGGGAAGATCGGCGCAGGCGGTTGATCGACGCCGCCCTCGACATCGTCGGCACCCAGGGCTTGTCGGCGCTGACCGTGCGCGGGGTCTGCGAACAGGCCAAGGTCGGCCCGCGCTTCTTCTACGAGGCCTTTCCCGACCTGGACGTGCTCGCCGCCGAGTTACTGCTCGAGGTCCAGGAGTCCGCCCTCGAACGGGCGCGGGCCGCGATCGCGGACACCGCGGGCACACCCGCCGACCGGATCCGGGCGGGCGTCGCCGCGTTGATCATCGAGGTCACCGACGATCCGCGCCGCGCGCAGATCATCTTCGCGCAGGCCTATGGCAGCGAGGCGCTCATGCGCTCGCGTTTCGCGGGGATGCGCCGGGTCGCCGAGGTGATCATCGAGCAGACCCGGCTGGTGCTCGCCCTGCCCGCCGGCCAGGACACGGCCGTGGCCGCCACCTCGCAACTGATCACCGGCGGCGCCGCCGAACTGGTGCTGGTGTGGCTCGACGGCGGCCTCGACGTCGACCGCGACGGCTTGATCGATCTGATCGCCGATTTCGCCATCGCCATGGTCATGCGCCTGCCCGACGTCGCCCAGCGCCTGTCCGGCGACTCCCCCGCGTCGTCCTGA
- a CDS encoding FAD-dependent oxidoreductase, whose amino-acid sequence MNETFDVVVVGAGPVGLMLACELRLAGVDVLVVERLTEIDQTIKAAAITVPAAQAIYRRGLLARLRAEQDKSPAPLRAAFGVAGAEGDAAPEVPQGTPFVGHYAGIMLRRDALDIEDPAFADLGPASHIFLVTQQNLESMLGEWAEELGVQIRRGVTLTDFTDGGTGVTVRLGDTAVRAEWLVGCDGGRSTVRKRAGFDFPGLEAEITGHQALVELTGAEALQPGWITTPTGMYTYGPTPGRILTVELDGPPADRDAPVTAGELQAALRAVSGVPVRITAVHSATRFTDNTRQVTSYRRGRVLLAGDAAHVHSPFGGQGLNLGIGDAVNLGWKLAAVVRGRADEELLDTYTAERHPIGAGVLNWSRAQIALMRLDQRSKQLRAFMTELLATRDGTTTVFKRLSGVLHRYDLGGTHERVGAVVPDFELSDGTRLGEHFADGAAVLFDLADSTELRALAANWPPGVRVVTGKPVDVRELSGLLVRPDGYVAWAGEGGSLDGLAAAHHRWFGAA is encoded by the coding sequence ATGAACGAGACATTCGACGTGGTAGTGGTCGGCGCGGGCCCGGTCGGCTTGATGCTGGCCTGCGAATTGCGGCTCGCGGGAGTCGATGTGCTGGTGGTCGAGCGGCTGACCGAGATCGATCAGACGATCAAGGCCGCCGCGATCACCGTGCCGGCCGCGCAGGCGATCTATCGGCGCGGGCTGCTGGCACGTTTGCGCGCGGAACAGGACAAGAGTCCCGCGCCGCTGCGCGCGGCCTTCGGCGTCGCGGGGGCGGAAGGGGATGCGGCACCGGAGGTTCCGCAGGGGACGCCGTTCGTCGGGCATTACGCGGGCATCATGCTGCGGCGCGACGCCCTCGACATCGAGGACCCGGCGTTTGCCGATCTCGGCCCCGCGTCCCACATCTTTCTGGTGACCCAGCAGAACCTGGAGTCGATGCTCGGCGAGTGGGCCGAGGAGCTGGGGGTGCAGATCCGGCGCGGGGTCACCTTGACGGACTTCACCGACGGCGGCACCGGCGTGACAGTTCGCCTGGGCGACACTGCCGTTCGGGCGGAATGGCTGGTCGGCTGCGATGGCGGCCGCAGCACGGTGCGCAAGCGGGCCGGTTTCGACTTCCCCGGTCTGGAGGCCGAAATCACCGGGCACCAGGCGCTCGTCGAGCTGACCGGCGCCGAGGCGTTGCAGCCGGGTTGGATAACGACGCCCACCGGAATGTATACCTACGGGCCGACTCCCGGCCGGATCCTCACCGTCGAGCTGGACGGCCCGCCCGCCGATCGGGACGCGCCGGTCACCGCCGGGGAACTCCAGGCCGCGCTGCGCGCGGTTTCCGGTGTGCCGGTGCGGATCACGGCCGTGCACTCGGCCACGCGGTTCACCGACAACACCCGTCAGGTCACCTCGTATCGCAGGGGCCGGGTATTGCTGGCAGGCGATGCGGCGCACGTCCATTCGCCATTCGGCGGGCAAGGCCTCAACCTCGGTATCGGGGACGCGGTCAACTTGGGCTGGAAGCTCGCGGCCGTGGTGCGCGGCCGGGCGGACGAGGAGCTGCTCGACACCTACACCGCGGAGCGGCATCCGATCGGTGCCGGGGTGCTGAACTGGAGCAGGGCGCAGATCGCGCTGATGCGACTCGACCAGCGCAGCAAGCAACTTCGCGCCTTCATGACCGAACTGCTGGCCACCCGCGACGGGACGACCACGGTATTCAAACGGCTCTCCGGTGTGCTGCACCGCTACGATCTCGGCGGCACGCACGAACGGGTCGGGGCGGTCGTGCCGGACTTCGAGCTGTCCGACGGGACGCGCCTGGGCGAGCATTTCGCCGACGGTGCGGCGGTGCTGTTCGATCTGGCCGATTCGACGGAATTGCGTGCACTGGCGGCGAATTGGCCGCCGGGCGTCCGGGTGGTGACGGGCAAGCCGGTGGACGTGCGGGAGCTGTCCGGCCTGCTGGTCCGGCCCGACGGGTACGTGGCGTGGGCGGGCGAGGGCGGCAGTCTCGACGGGCTGGCCGCCGCGCACCACCGCTGGTTCGGCGCGGCCTGA